Genomic segment of Salvia splendens isolate huo1 chromosome 12, SspV2, whole genome shotgun sequence:
CTTTTCATGGTACCGTTGCTTAGAATATGCAATAAGCATTTCTAGATAATTGCATAAAACCCCacactttttaaaaattacaaagtGGCCTCTCTCTGAAATCATTGAATTGGCACTGTTACTTAAAAGATCATTGTTGACCTACTATTGAAGCATTTATTTTCTGTGGTTTCTTGTGACAGCAAAATCTGAAATAAATTTTTGGGTGTGGGATGGGTTGAATTTTTGACTACTTTGCTTTTCTCCATGGCTATATATTGCAGAAATACAATCATTATTTACTCTTTGGAAAAGTTAAAATAATTTGCTTACATTAGCCTTTTTTCTAGCTGGGTCtaatgtaatttgtaatgtgGGTTGCAATAAATATTACATATAGTATGAAATTTATTCATAAATATATTGAAACATCAACATGTGTTATTCATTTGTATTCAGGAAATcattattaattttgaaattggatGATGAGGCTTTTACCTTTCGTACTTGTGTCTCATCTTTACATATTGACAACTAAATATTTGTCCCATTTTCTATATTTTCATAGACTGCCATCATTATTATTTCTTGAGACATATGATCTTTTTCAATGATATAgattagtttaattttttttgttttcagtaAGAGGAACAACCAATGAGATATGATACAATTTCCAATTCTGCACAATATAGATTTAGATCCAATCCAATTTATATGtatgtaattgaattatatatttaaaattgtagtgaaatatCTGACTCAGACATCCCTAAGATCCATATGCTAATTTTTTAGATGACATGATTATGTATTTATATTGTTTAATTAGTTTATGTAATATATTAAGGTTTTCTTACTATATAGATCAAGAAATGGAAATGCAAAAACATTTTTTACATGGAGAATTGAAatctttatcaaaatccaaatatTAAAGGCCCATTTATTCTATTTACAAATCTATTATTACGGCCCACTCAAGACGCTAATTTCATCCTAAGGCCCAACTTGTAGCCCGTTAGTTTCATCATACGGCCCATCTTCAAGCCGGCTAATTTCATCCCCAAAATTAGCAAGGAAGAAGGAAAAGAAGTGAAAATGGCGGATTCAGAAAAGGTAGAGGGGTCGATGGAATCAGCATCCAGTGAAATTTCGAGAGAATTCAGAACCCTAACTGATTCGCGAGATTTGGATTCGATCAAACAATCACAAAATCTCATGTATGTATGCATAGAAACATATTTTTTGTCAATTGGTTATTCGATCATGATTTTACCGTGATTCCAAGAGTTGAATACGCAGATTGGGGAGATTGCAAGACAGCAATGCAGTGTTGTCTCACTTCAACGAGTACTCGGAGAATTGCTTCATGGAAGTGCATGCTGATTTTGCGAAGAACACGCGCCTCTTGCGGTCCATGAAATCGGACCTGGATTACATCTTTCAGAAGCTCAGGTATGTCAAATTCTCCGTTTTTTCGACTTGTAACTTTAAATTTCCCCAATTTATGAtgctttttttgtttttcacaCTAGTTATGTTGATATACAAATGAATGTATCCAGAGCTTGTTTTTTTGGATGAGTGGAAATATTTTGAGCAATTAAGAAGAGTTGATGAAATTTATGCTACGTGATGATGATAATGGAGCCTATGAAATGTGTTGAGATGTTTGATGATGGCATATTAATGCCAGATTGAACCTTCTCCTCTTCAGCTGCAAAAAAT
This window contains:
- the LOC121759294 gene encoding kxDL motif-containing protein 1-like; protein product: MADSEKVEGSMESASSEISREFRTLTDSRDLDSIKQSQNLILGRLQDSNAVLSHFNEYSENCFMEVHADFAKNTRLLRSMKSDLDYIFQKLRSLKNKIAGTYPDAFPDTSEIEALDQRPDLELPKDS